A genomic region of Caulobacter vibrioides contains the following coding sequences:
- a CDS encoding acyl-CoA dehydrogenase family protein: MNLDFSPEDLAFRDEVRAFIAENYPAGLRDKQEEGEEMAKEDFLSWHRVLAKKGWVAPAWPEKFGGPGWTSVQRYIWSEETARADCVPILPFGINMVGPVIYTFGTPEQKERFLPATLSGDIWWSQGYSEPGAGSDLASLKTKAERFTGDDGKEYYLVNGQKTWTTMAQHGDWIFCLVRTDPNAKIQEGISFLLIDMKSPGVTVRPIITLGGEHEVNEVWLENVKVPVENRIYEENKGWTCAKFLLAHERSGIAGVARSKRGIERIRQIASTELSDDGDSLIKDPMFKRKVAELEIDLTALEYTELRTLAGEASGKGPGPESSVLKIKGTEIQQRITELVLEAAGHYGAPYFRGFPTDGDNAHPIGPDFAHRAAPTYFNVRKTSIYGGSNEIQRNIIAKMVLGL, encoded by the coding sequence ATGAATCTCGACTTCTCGCCCGAGGACCTCGCTTTCCGCGACGAGGTTCGCGCCTTTATCGCCGAGAACTATCCGGCCGGGCTGCGCGACAAGCAGGAAGAAGGTGAGGAGATGGCCAAGGAGGATTTCCTCTCCTGGCACCGCGTTCTCGCCAAGAAGGGCTGGGTGGCCCCCGCCTGGCCGGAGAAGTTCGGCGGTCCGGGCTGGACCTCGGTCCAACGTTACATCTGGTCTGAAGAAACCGCCCGCGCCGATTGCGTGCCGATCCTGCCGTTCGGCATCAACATGGTCGGCCCGGTGATCTACACCTTCGGCACGCCCGAGCAGAAGGAACGCTTCCTGCCGGCGACCCTGTCGGGCGACATCTGGTGGTCGCAGGGCTACAGCGAGCCGGGCGCGGGATCTGACCTCGCCAGCTTGAAGACCAAGGCCGAGCGCTTCACCGGCGATGACGGCAAGGAATACTATCTGGTCAACGGCCAGAAGACCTGGACCACCATGGCCCAGCACGGTGACTGGATCTTCTGCCTGGTCCGTACCGACCCGAACGCCAAGATCCAGGAAGGCATCTCGTTCCTGCTGATCGACATGAAGTCGCCCGGCGTGACCGTGCGTCCGATCATCACCCTGGGTGGCGAGCACGAGGTCAACGAGGTTTGGCTCGAGAACGTCAAGGTGCCGGTCGAGAACCGCATCTACGAAGAGAACAAGGGCTGGACCTGCGCCAAGTTCCTGCTGGCTCACGAACGGTCGGGTATCGCCGGTGTGGCGCGTTCCAAGCGCGGCATCGAGCGGATCCGCCAGATCGCCTCGACCGAACTGAGCGACGACGGCGACTCGCTGATCAAGGATCCGATGTTCAAGCGTAAGGTCGCCGAGCTCGAGATCGACCTGACCGCGCTGGAGTACACCGAACTGCGCACCCTGGCCGGCGAAGCCTCGGGTAAGGGTCCGGGTCCGGAGTCCAGCGTGCTGAAGATCAAGGGCACCGAGATCCAGCAACGGATTACCGAACTGGTGCTGGAGGCCGCCGGTCATTACGGCGCGCCGTACTTCCGCGGCTTCCCGACCGATGGCGACAACGCCCATCCGATCGGCCCTGACTTCGCGCACCGCGCCGCGCCGACCTATTTCAACGTCCGCAAGACGTCGATCTACGGCGGTTCGAACGAGATCCAGCGCAACATCATCGCCAAGATGGTTCTGGGACTCTAG
- a CDS encoding TIGR00730 family Rossman fold protein encodes MSHESRRLNAVCVYCGSSNDANPAYIEAAFNIGGSFAKAGLKLVYGGGGVGLMGATARGAHAAGGAVLGIIPTFLRGREQPFDDVETVIVDSMHERKMMMFERSDAFVVLPGGIGTLEEIVELLSWRRLDLHQKPIVFHNPGGFWDPLFALIRHTIDQGLTPPDLANAWRSVERAEDVMPALLAWDTEIYQSGAPDTLRRLT; translated from the coding sequence ATGTCCCACGAGTCCAGGCGCCTGAACGCCGTCTGCGTCTATTGCGGCTCGTCGAACGACGCCAATCCCGCCTACATCGAAGCCGCCTTCAACATCGGCGGAAGCTTCGCCAAGGCGGGCTTGAAACTGGTCTATGGCGGCGGCGGCGTCGGCCTGATGGGAGCGACCGCCCGAGGCGCTCACGCCGCCGGTGGCGCCGTGCTCGGGATCATTCCGACCTTCCTGCGGGGTCGAGAACAGCCTTTCGATGACGTGGAAACCGTCATTGTCGACAGCATGCACGAGCGCAAGATGATGATGTTCGAGCGCTCGGACGCCTTCGTCGTCCTGCCCGGCGGGATCGGCACCCTGGAAGAAATTGTCGAGCTGCTATCTTGGCGCCGTTTAGATCTTCACCAGAAGCCAATTGTGTTCCATAACCCCGGCGGCTTTTGGGATCCGCTGTTCGCCCTGATCCGGCACACGATCGATCAAGGCCTCACCCCGCCCGATCTCGCGAACGCTTGGCGTTCTGTCGAACGGGCCGAGGACGTTATGCCCGCCCTTCTGGCCTGGGATACCGAAATCTACCAATCGGGCGCGCCAGACACGCTTCGGCGCTTGACTTAG
- a CDS encoding TIGR02281 family clan AA aspartic protease: protein MSSMLRFVAIALVGALSAVGAAKAVVSLDDLRHPDLRAPSAATATLGGAEGGAAQLTKDSDGHFWAQGNVDGKAVRFLVDTGATAVSLSMADAQRLGIDTTRLTYDYNVITADGRTRAAAVKLASVSIAGARIRDVDALVIEKGLENSLLGMSYLGRLSRFEATQTSLILHP from the coding sequence GTGTCTTCTATGTTGAGGTTCGTGGCGATCGCTCTTGTGGGGGCCCTGTCGGCGGTTGGCGCCGCGAAGGCGGTTGTCTCCCTGGACGACTTGCGACATCCGGACCTGCGCGCGCCCTCCGCCGCGACGGCCACCCTGGGCGGAGCCGAAGGCGGCGCGGCCCAATTGACCAAGGACAGCGACGGCCACTTCTGGGCCCAGGGCAATGTCGACGGCAAGGCCGTGCGGTTCCTGGTGGACACCGGCGCGACCGCCGTCTCACTCAGCATGGCCGACGCCCAGCGCCTGGGCATCGACACCACCCGCCTCACCTACGACTACAACGTCATCACCGCCGACGGCCGGACCCGCGCCGCCGCCGTCAAGTTGGCCAGCGTCTCGATCGCCGGGGCGCGTATTCGTGACGTCGACGCCCTCGTCATCGAAAAAGGTCTCGAGAACTCGCTGCTGGGCATGAGCTATCTGGGCCGCCTGTCGCGGTTCGAGGCCACCCAGACCTCGCTGATCCTGCACCCCTGA
- a CDS encoding acyl-CoA dehydrogenase family protein, with translation MDFNFTEEQSMVRDSVASFLQDKYDFDTRRKIVSSDAGWRADYWKAFAEELGILGASFSEELGGLGGGAIDNMIIMEEFGKALVIEPYLGTVVIGGGFMKHSGYAGAASVIEGIVGGSATIAFAYAEPQARYTWQDLKTTAKKDGSGWVLNGHKAVVIGAPFATHLIVTARTGGAQRDAGGVGVFIIDKSLPGVVTRDYPTVDGNRASEVYFENVSIPADALISESGLALVEQVMDEAIAAVGAEAVGVLRKLHEGTLDYAKQRKQFGTSIANFQVLQHRMVDMFIEVEQSVSMTYMATIKVGESAAERAKAVSAMKVRIGRACKFVGQNAIQIHGGMGMTDELAIGHYFKRATMIEGLFGSVDHHLKRYESLSFDAAA, from the coding sequence ATGGATTTCAACTTCACCGAAGAGCAGTCGATGGTCCGCGACTCTGTCGCGAGCTTCCTGCAGGACAAGTACGACTTCGACACCCGCCGCAAGATCGTCAGCTCGGACGCGGGTTGGCGCGCCGACTATTGGAAGGCCTTCGCCGAGGAGCTGGGTATCCTGGGCGCCTCGTTCAGCGAGGAGCTGGGCGGCCTGGGCGGCGGCGCCATCGACAACATGATCATCATGGAAGAGTTCGGTAAGGCGCTCGTCATCGAGCCCTATCTGGGCACCGTCGTGATCGGCGGCGGCTTCATGAAGCACTCGGGCTACGCCGGCGCGGCGTCGGTCATCGAGGGTATCGTCGGCGGTTCGGCCACCATCGCCTTCGCCTATGCCGAACCCCAGGCCCGCTACACCTGGCAAGACCTGAAGACGACGGCCAAGAAGGACGGTTCGGGCTGGGTGCTGAACGGTCACAAGGCTGTGGTCATCGGCGCGCCCTTCGCCACCCATCTTATCGTCACGGCCCGCACGGGCGGCGCCCAGCGCGACGCCGGCGGCGTGGGCGTGTTTATCATCGACAAGAGCCTGCCGGGCGTCGTGACCCGCGACTACCCGACGGTCGACGGCAACCGCGCCTCGGAAGTCTATTTCGAGAACGTCTCGATTCCGGCTGACGCCCTGATCTCGGAAAGCGGTCTGGCCCTGGTCGAGCAGGTGATGGACGAAGCCATCGCCGCCGTCGGCGCCGAGGCTGTTGGCGTGCTGCGCAAGCTGCATGAGGGCACTCTGGACTACGCCAAGCAGCGCAAGCAGTTCGGCACCTCCATCGCCAATTTCCAGGTGCTTCAGCACCGGATGGTCGACATGTTCATCGAGGTCGAGCAGTCGGTGTCGATGACCTACATGGCCACGATCAAGGTCGGCGAAAGCGCCGCTGAGCGCGCCAAGGCCGTCTCGGCTATGAAGGTCCGCATCGGTCGCGCCTGCAAGTTCGTGGGTCAGAACGCCATCCAGATCCACGGTGGCATGGGCATGACCGACGAGCTGGCCATCGGTCACTATTTCAAGCGCGCGACGATGATCGAGGGGCTGTTCGGCTCGGTTGATCACCACCTGAAGCGCTACGAATCCCTGTCGTTCGACGCGGCCGCCTAA
- a CDS encoding CC_3452 family protein, giving the protein MRTAIFAGLLACALVTPVFAADTESASLKLKTAATAESFIHDGSAWRCAGDVCTTAKARSLPAARACRKLAAQVGELTAFTYRGAVIEGDALADCNTAAKKG; this is encoded by the coding sequence ATGCGTACCGCCATTTTCGCGGGCCTGTTGGCCTGCGCGCTCGTCACGCCGGTTTTCGCCGCCGACACCGAAAGCGCCTCGCTCAAGCTGAAGACCGCCGCTACGGCCGAATCGTTCATTCATGACGGCTCGGCTTGGCGCTGCGCCGGCGACGTCTGCACGACGGCCAAGGCCCGCTCGCTGCCGGCCGCCCGCGCTTGCCGCAAGCTCGCCGCCCAAGTTGGCGAACTGACCGCGTTCACCTATCGCGGCGCAGTGATCGAGGGCGACGCCCTGGCTGATTGCAACACTGCCGCCAAGAAGGGCTGA
- a CDS encoding ABCB family ABC transporter ATP-binding protein/permease — protein MADRLGDAWRRRPDHSAAPRQSSMRGMGGPPRPGREAIAGAIAKADQPVRFWKAMRDLVQLVLRSRAPGLRWRVAVALLLTLAGKVLGVLAPLMLGAAVNQLAAGQGAAVAVTLAFGALAAGWALVRFISAAAPQARDTIFTPVAQAAQTRAAVETFAHALSLSIDFHQSKRTGSLSRVIDRGARSMDFLLRSLVFNLAPTGIELILAAVVLAKAYDWRFAAVALVTVAIYGYVTFAISDWRIGHRRALNEADAEAAGRAVDALLNYETVKSFGGEARAIAGYERALDVYGRANIKAVQSLNLLNLVQSAVMSIGLGVMAVLAGSEAAHGRMGPGDVTAAVLILINLYGPLNILGFAYREIRQSLIDMEAMLDLRRQSADVADASDAKDLPPCADQRGGAVAFEAVSFRHGARSEGLSDVSLAIAPGSTVAIVGPSGAGKTTLIRLALRMIDPQAGRVTLDGHDLKALTQTSLRQAVALVPQDVALFNDTLAANIAFARPEVGEDEVWAAAEAAELGDFIRSLPEGMATKVGERGLKLSGGERQRVGIARALLAQPRVLVLDEATSALDSRTEAAIQATLRKARAGRTTLVVAHRLSTIADADEIVVLRRGKIVERGRHEALLAAGGEYAALWRRQTREREPV, from the coding sequence TTGGCGGATCGACTGGGTGACGCCTGGCGGCGGCGTCCAGACCACTCTGCTGCTCCACGGCAATCGTCGATGAGGGGGATGGGCGGACCGCCCCGTCCCGGGCGTGAAGCGATCGCCGGGGCCATCGCCAAGGCGGATCAGCCGGTCCGCTTCTGGAAGGCGATGCGGGACCTGGTTCAACTCGTGTTGCGGTCTCGGGCTCCTGGCCTGCGCTGGCGCGTCGCGGTGGCCTTGCTGCTGACCTTGGCGGGCAAGGTCCTGGGCGTGCTGGCGCCGCTGATGCTGGGCGCGGCGGTGAACCAGTTGGCGGCAGGGCAGGGCGCGGCGGTGGCGGTGACCCTGGCCTTCGGCGCGCTGGCGGCCGGCTGGGCTCTGGTGCGCTTCATTTCGGCGGCTGCGCCTCAGGCGCGGGACACGATCTTCACGCCCGTCGCCCAAGCGGCCCAGACCCGCGCGGCGGTCGAGACTTTCGCGCACGCCCTATCGCTCTCGATCGACTTTCATCAGTCCAAGCGCACCGGCTCTCTGTCGCGGGTCATCGATCGCGGCGCGCGGTCGATGGATTTTCTGCTTCGCAGTCTGGTGTTCAACCTCGCGCCGACCGGAATCGAACTGATCCTCGCCGCGGTGGTCCTGGCCAAGGCCTATGACTGGCGGTTCGCTGCGGTGGCGCTGGTGACGGTCGCCATCTATGGCTACGTGACCTTCGCGATCTCGGACTGGCGGATCGGCCACCGTCGCGCGCTGAACGAGGCCGACGCCGAGGCGGCCGGTCGCGCGGTCGACGCCCTCTTGAACTACGAGACAGTCAAGTCGTTCGGCGGCGAGGCGAGGGCGATCGCCGGCTATGAGCGCGCGCTGGACGTCTATGGCCGGGCCAACATCAAGGCGGTGCAGTCCCTCAACCTGCTCAACCTCGTTCAGTCGGCGGTCATGAGCATCGGTTTGGGCGTCATGGCGGTGCTGGCGGGATCGGAGGCGGCGCACGGCCGGATGGGGCCCGGCGATGTCACCGCCGCCGTACTGATCCTGATCAACCTCTACGGTCCGTTGAATATCCTTGGGTTCGCTTATCGCGAAATTCGCCAGTCCCTGATCGACATGGAAGCGATGCTGGACCTTCGCCGCCAATCCGCCGACGTGGCCGATGCATCGGACGCCAAGGACCTGCCGCCTTGCGCCGACCAGCGGGGCGGGGCCGTGGCCTTCGAGGCGGTCTCGTTCCGCCACGGCGCACGCTCTGAAGGGCTAAGCGATGTCTCGCTCGCTATAGCGCCCGGCTCCACCGTAGCCATCGTGGGGCCGTCTGGAGCGGGTAAAACCACGCTGATCCGGCTCGCCCTGCGGATGATCGATCCCCAGGCGGGGCGCGTCACGCTGGACGGTCACGACCTCAAGGCGCTCACCCAGACCTCGCTCCGGCAGGCCGTGGCTCTGGTCCCGCAGGATGTGGCGCTGTTCAACGACACCCTCGCGGCCAACATCGCCTTCGCGCGGCCGGAGGTCGGTGAAGACGAGGTCTGGGCGGCGGCCGAGGCGGCCGAGCTGGGCGACTTCATCCGCAGCCTTCCGGAAGGCATGGCGACCAAGGTCGGGGAGCGGGGCCTTAAGCTGTCTGGCGGCGAGCGCCAGCGGGTCGGCATCGCCCGCGCCCTGTTGGCCCAGCCGCGTGTGCTAGTCCTGGATGAGGCCACCAGCGCGCTCGACAGCCGCACCGAGGCGGCGATCCAGGCGACGCTCCGCAAGGCGAGGGCGGGCCGCACGACCCTGGTGGTGGCCCACCGTCTCTCGACGATCGCCGACGCCGATGAGATCGTCGTGCTCCGACGCGGCAAGATTGTCGAGCGCGGTCGTCACGAGGCCTTGCTGGCCGCAGGCGGGGAGTACGCCGCGCTTTGGCGTCGTCAAACCCGGGAGCGTGAGCCGGTTTAG
- a CDS encoding DUF1289 domain-containing protein gives MTTNAQPPRPIVTPCVKVCAVDGASGYCLGCRRTLPEIAGWARLSDAERDAVMAALPDRPDPMVALTAASQASR, from the coding sequence ATGACGACGAACGCCCAACCGCCACGCCCTATTGTCACGCCCTGTGTGAAGGTCTGCGCGGTCGACGGGGCCTCGGGCTACTGCCTGGGCTGTCGTCGAACCCTGCCCGAGATCGCCGGCTGGGCCCGGCTCAGCGACGCCGAGCGAGACGCGGTGATGGCCGCCCTCCCCGATCGACCCGACCCGATGGTCGCTCTGACGGCCGCATCGCAAGCGTCTCGCTAG
- a CDS encoding VOC family protein has protein sequence MRYLHTMIRVRDLEASLRFYCEGLGLQEMYRMENEKGRFTLVFLAAPEDVELAKARKAPLVELTYNWDDEEYGGGRNFGHLAYRVDDIYETCQRLMDMGVTINRPPRDGHMAFVRSPDNISIELLQDGDLPPAEPWVSMPNVGAW, from the coding sequence ATGCGCTACCTGCACACGATGATCCGCGTCCGCGATCTCGAGGCCTCCCTGCGGTTCTACTGCGAGGGGCTGGGCCTCCAGGAAATGTATCGCATGGAGAATGAGAAGGGCCGCTTCACCCTGGTTTTTCTCGCCGCTCCGGAGGACGTGGAGCTCGCTAAGGCGCGCAAGGCTCCCCTGGTTGAACTCACCTACAACTGGGACGACGAGGAATACGGCGGCGGTCGCAATTTCGGCCACCTGGCCTATCGGGTCGACGACATCTACGAGACCTGCCAGCGACTGATGGACATGGGGGTGACCATCAACCGTCCCCCGCGCGACGGTCACATGGCGTTTGTGCGCTCACCCGACAATATCTCGATTGAGCTTCTGCAGGACGGCGACCTGCCGCCGGCCGAACCGTGGGTTTCGATGCCGAACGTCGGGGCCTGGTAG
- a CDS encoding nicotinate-nucleotide--dimethylbenzimidazole phosphoribosyltransferase: MTDQTVSPFADIRQLAISPPQPGPAPALEQGGRLAEISAWLTAWTGKTPPAVNRPVVALYAGARQGVGPRGWARERLESIAAGGATVSRLAGVQGAGLEAFDLAIDRPSPDMVTKASMSEKEAAATMAFGMEALAKQPDLLIPGVIVAEPARTAAAVCLALFGGEASDWSDDPEPVAAAVARARAEGMGDDPLEILRQLGGRETAAVAGAILAARVQKVPVLLDGYAACAAAAIVRAIEPTAIDHCLAAHAGPVTGHAKLLEALGKRPLLSLDVGDEEGVGGVSALALVKLACEVR; encoded by the coding sequence ATGACCGACCAGACCGTCTCTCCCTTCGCCGATATTCGCCAACTCGCGATCTCCCCGCCGCAGCCGGGGCCGGCGCCGGCGCTCGAACAAGGGGGGCGTCTGGCCGAGATTTCGGCTTGGTTGACGGCCTGGACCGGCAAGACCCCGCCCGCCGTCAATCGTCCGGTGGTCGCGCTCTATGCCGGCGCCCGTCAGGGCGTAGGGCCTCGGGGCTGGGCGCGCGAGCGTCTGGAGTCCATCGCCGCCGGGGGCGCGACTGTCTCGCGCCTCGCGGGCGTCCAGGGCGCGGGCCTGGAAGCCTTCGACCTGGCGATTGATCGCCCTTCGCCGGACATGGTGACCAAGGCCTCGATGAGCGAGAAGGAGGCGGCCGCCACCATGGCGTTCGGGATGGAGGCCCTCGCCAAGCAGCCCGATCTGCTGATCCCCGGCGTCATCGTCGCCGAGCCCGCGCGCACCGCCGCCGCCGTTTGCCTGGCCCTGTTCGGCGGGGAGGCCTCTGACTGGTCGGATGATCCCGAGCCGGTCGCGGCCGCCGTCGCCCGTGCGCGGGCCGAGGGCATGGGCGACGACCCGCTTGAAATTCTTCGCCAGCTGGGCGGGCGCGAAACCGCCGCCGTGGCGGGCGCGATCCTGGCCGCGCGCGTCCAGAAGGTGCCGGTCCTGCTCGACGGTTACGCCGCCTGCGCTGCGGCCGCGATCGTCCGGGCCATTGAACCTACGGCGATCGACCATTGTCTAGCCGCCCATGCGGGGCCCGTGACCGGACACGCCAAGTTGCTGGAGGCGCTGGGAAAGCGGCCGCTCCTGTCTCTTGATGTCGGCGATGAGGAGGGCGTTGGCGGCGTCTCGGCGCTGGCGCTCGTGAAGCTCGCTTGCGAGGTCCGCTAG